Genomic segment of Methanolobus mangrovi:
AGGTTTTTCCAGTTCCCGGTGTCCCGGTGATGCCGATAATCATAGTCCACAATAAACCTGCAAACGCTTAATCCTTATGCACGCCTTCAACTATCCTGAGGAAATTCCTGATGATCTTCACTCCTTCATCTGTAAGGATGGATTCCGGATGGAACTGCACGCCGTACACCGGATATTCCTTGTGTTCGACGGCCATGATTATGCCATCATTTGTCTTTGCAGTGACTTTCAGGTCATCAGCCAGTTCCTTAATGGCAAGGGAGTGGTATCTTCCACCCTTGAAATCACCTTTAAGGTTAGCAAAGAGTGTTGAATTCTCGTGGGTTATGTCAGATGTTTTACCATGTATGGGTCCTCCATCTGCATGGCTGATGGTCCCTCCATATGCGGTATTTATGGCCTGGTGCCCAAGACAGACTCCAAGTACTGGAATCTTTGGTCCAAATTCCCTGATGATGTCAAGGCATGTTCCAATGTCTGCTGGATTGTGAGGTGTGCCGGGTCCGGGTGAAATAATAATTCCGTCCGGATTCATGGCCTTAACCTCTTCAACGGTAATTGTGTTGGGAACGACCACAGTGTCCGGCTCGAATATGGATACAAAATCCACAAGGTTCCAAACGAATGAATCTTTGTTGTCGATGAACAATATCTTCATTATTTGCCTCCTATTGCCTTTATCATTGCAGCCATTTTTCTTTCCGTTTCATTGTATTCGTATGTCGGGTCTGAGTCAGCCACGATGCCAGCTCCTGCCTGCACATAGGCTGTGTTATTCTTAATAAGCACTGTCCTTATGACAATCGCAAAGTCCGCATCCCCGTTCCATGAATAATATCCTACTCCACCGCCGTATATTCCTCTTGATTCCGGTTCAAGGTCATCTATTATTTCCATTGCCCTGATCTTTGGAGCACCTGAAAGCGTTCCTGCGGGGAATATGGCGCGTGTGGCATCGAACTGGTCGCATTCATCCCTGAGTTCCCCGCTTACGGTACTCTCGATGTGCTGGAGGTGTGAATATTTTACAACACTCATGAGATCGTCAACCTTAACGGTTCCGGCTTTTGAGACCATCCTGACATCATTGCGCCCGAGGTCTACAAGCATTACATGCTCCGCGCGTTCCTTCTCATCACTGAGCATTTTTTCTGCAAGCAGTTTATCCTCTTCGTCATCCTTTCCGCGGGGACAGGTTCCTGCTATTGGGTTTGAGATAACTTTCCTGTCGAAGACCGTCATAAGGGTCTCAGGGCTTGCACCCACGATACCGATATCCTTGAAATTGAAGATATACATGTAAGGACTTGGATTGATATTCCTCAGTCTGATGTAGAGTTGCAGGGGTGTCTGTTTCATTTTAACAGTGTACCTGCGGGAGATGACTACCTGGAATATGTCTCCGTCAATGATGTGCTGTTTAGATTTCCTGACCGCTTCCTCATAAGCTTCCTGGTTGACGTTGGCAACAGGATCATCTGAGTCTGCAGCGGGTATGTCTTCACTGATGCCGATGACTGATGCCATCTGCAATGATCTTTCCATCAGCAGCGCCTCTGAGTTTGCATGCTCATAAACAGCATCCATATCACTGGTTTCTGTGACAAATGGGGTGATTACAATGTATGTCTCGTTGGTTATATGGTCAAAGACAAAGGTCTTTGTCATAATTGCAAAATGCATGTCCGGCGTGTCAGCATCAGGCTTTTTATCGATATCTAACCACGAATCGTACACAAGGTCATAACTGTTGTACCCGATGGCCCCACCAAGGAAGGTCTGCCTGTCAAAACGCTTCTGGTTAAGGAGTGTTGTGTCGGTACTTGTGGGGTAGATCTTACGGAATGCTGCAAGGGCATCATCTCCTTCACTGACCTTTACCCTGAACTTGCCGCCTACAAGTGATTCAACATCACCGATGGACTTGAGCTTGTTATAGATATGTTTTGTAAGCTCGGAGTTCATCTGGCATTCGATTGTAAGGTAGCTGTCCTTAATGGACACTACCATCTCCGGTTCGTATCCTACAAAGGAGTATCTAGCATGTCTTTTTTCCTTTTCTACTGATTCCAGAAGATAGGAATGTCCTGCATTCTGCAGGGTTGCATACAACTGCAGGGGCGTGCATATGCTATCCACTTTTGTCATAAGCTGCACGATTGCAGGTTTTTGTGAATTTTCAACAAGGGATATGAAATCCTCTTTACTAAGATCAAAATCAACCATTGATACACCTGGCCTCTTCTATAAACCTGCATACTTTTGCAGGGTCTTTTTTTCCATTGCTCTCTACACCTGAGGCAGTATCCACAGCAAATGGTCTGACCTCTTTAACGGCATCTCTCACATTATCGGGCTTCAGCCCGCCAGCAAGTATGACCGGAGCCTTCGTATTCTCCACTACCTGCCTGCTTATTGACCAGTCATGCACCATACCAGTGCCGCCGGTGGCTCCTGCTTTGCCAGAGTCCAGAAGTATACCGTCTATCAGGTCATTGTCAAGAAGTGCATCCACCTGTGCCATCAGGTCTGCAGGTAGTTCCTTGCTTTCAACGGGTATGGTAAATGTCCTTATTAGCTTCTGGTGTGTGCCGTCACGTATAATTTCTATTTCTTCTGCACTGATGTCATTGTGAAGCTGTACGACATCCGGCTTTACCTTATCTATAAGGTCAAGTGCATCCTGCCCGCTCGATGGCATTATCACAAGTACCGAGTCCACAAAGAAAGGTACGGTCTTTACGAGTTCTGCTGCGGTCTGAGCATCCACTTTTCTGGGTGTGTTCACCGGGACCTCGGTGATAAAACCAACAGCATCAGCTCCTAAGCTCACTGCCAGTCCTATGTCATCAGCAGACTTCATTCCGCATATCTTCACTCTTGGAAGCTGCTTCATCTATAACCTCGTGGATATTGTTGTTATCACTGAATTCCATCAGTTTCTGCATAGCTTTACCGCTGTCAATTATCTCTTCAACCATTGGTATTGCTTCTTTCACGGAGTCAGCTTTGCCTGCAACATAAAGTGCTGCGGCGGAGTTCATTACTATGATGTCCCTCTTAGGTCCTTTTTCACCTTTGAGGATATATATTATGTCAAGTGCATTCTCTTTAGGCGTGCCGCCTACAATATCAGTTGCAGTTGCCCTCTTTATGCCAAGCTCTTCCGGTGTCAGTGTGTAAGTGCTGATCTTTCCATCCCTGAGTTCGGCAACATATGTTTCGGATATGTTGGATATCTCATCCATGCCGTCCCCGTGGACGACCATTGCTCTTTCAACTCCCAGTTTTTTCATTACCTGGGCAAACGGTTCGCAAAGCTTCTTATCAAAAACACCAACAAGCTGCACTTTTGCATTCGCAGGATTTGTAAGTGGACCAAGTATGTTGAAAACAGTTCTGACTCCCATTTCCTGTCTTATGGGTCCGACCCTTTTCATTGCAGGGTGGAAGATCGGGGCGAACATGAAACCAATGCCGTCCTTTTCAATTGAAGCCTTCACATCTTCAGGTGCCTTGTCTACCTTTATTCCAAGTTCTCTCAGAACATCTGCACTTCCTGAAAGTGAAGTAATGGAACGGTTGCCGTGTTTTGCTACTGCCACTCCTGCTGCTGCAGTTACAATAGCGGATGCAGTTGAAACATTGATGGTATTGTGCCTGTCGCCGCCGGTGCCTACCACGTCAACAAGCATTCCTTCAACTTCCGGGGCGATTGTGTTGGCAGCTTTTTTCATTCCGATGGCAAAACCTGCGATTTCTTCAGTAGTCTCGCCCTTCATTTTCAGGGCAATGAGGAGACCGGCGATCTGTGCGTCAGTGGCCTCTGTGAATATCTTTGTGATAGCATCCTCTGCTTCCTTTATTGTGAGGTTCTGCTTTTCACTTACTTTCTTTATGTATTCCTTCATGCTAGCACCCATCTACGCATTAATGTATATAGTTGTACAGTAATGGGCAATAATGAGATAATAGTATTTATTCTTTATGGAATTCGAAGTCTGTATTATTCTTTGCTATTTGCAGAGTCTGCATTTTCATTATTTCTTGTATTGCTGCAGGACTCTTGTGTCATCATCGCGGCTAAAAGTGTTAGGTATACAAACATTTATATCTCATAATTATCTATGGCTTCTAAAATTAGGAACGACTATATTCCCGAGGTGCAGTAAATAATGTTAAACATTCTTAAAAAAAAGAGTTGCTGTAATGTTGAAGGCGACACTCAAAACGGTCTTGAAAAGATCATCCTTGTGGGGAACCCAAACGTCGGGAAAAGTGTTATCTTCAACCATTTTTCAGACAGCTATGCAGTGGTTTCCAATTATCCGGGAACCACGGTGGCTATAAGCAAGGGAAAGGGTCTGTTCAGGGGGGAAGAGTATGAGATTATAGACACTCCTGGCATGTATTCCCTGCAACCGATCACAGAGGAAGAACGTGTATCACAAAAATATGTTTTCAACAGTAAGCCTTTTGTGTACCTGCATGTGGTCGATGCCAAAAATCTTCAGCGTATGCTTCCACTCACACTTCAGTTGATCGAAGCCAAGGTCCCTCTCATACTTGTTCTGAACATGATGGATGAAGCATCTGCCAGAGGTATCAGTATCAATGAGTCCGGGCTTCAAAAGAAACTGGGGATTCCAGTCATCTGTACGACCTCTATTAAAGGAGAGGGAATGGACCGTCTTGAAGAAGCCATATCTTCTTACAGCTTTCAATCTGCTGGAAGCAAGGTAGTAGAGTACAGCAGGGGAATAACGTATGCCATTGATGAGATATCTTCCCTTCTCAGGTCTGAATATTCAATCTCAAAAAAGACAGTTGCACAATTGCTCCTCCTGAATGATACTGTTGCACTTGAGGAAGTGAAACAGAAGCATGAGGATATTAAAGCTATCAATAAGATTGTCGAAGGGACTGAGAAAGAGTATTCTGATCCCCTTAATTATGTAATGGCAATAGAAAGACAGGGATATGTCAATGATATCGTTGACTCTGTCATGATAATGAACAATATGGCTGGGGTAAACCGTGAGAATTCAAGAAATAAATCCTCTCCATCTTTCAGTGAGCGCATAGACAAACTTCTCATACGACCGATAACCGGTATTCCGATATTACTACTGGTGCTATACTTTGGTTTGTACAAGTTTGTAGGCGGTTTTGCAGCAGGTACTGTTGTGGACTATCTTGAGGGCACACTTTTCGGTGAGCTGATCAATCCCTGGGTCATAGAGACGTTCAATTCCTTTGTCCCTTATCCTGTCATACAGGATCTCTTTGTAGGTGAATACGGGATATTCACTCAGGCGGTAACATATGCAATAGCGCTTATTATGCCTCTTGTTGGTGCATTCTTTATTGTGTTCTCTATTGTCGAGGATACAGGATACCTGCCTCGTCTTGCAATGCTGATTGATCGTGTTTTCAAAAAAATGGGCATGAGTGGCAGAGCTGTTATACCTATGGTGCTTGGTTTTGGATGTGCTACCATGGCGACCATGGTAACCCGTACTCTTGAAACAAAGAGGGAGAAGGTTATTGCAAGTATGCTGCTGGCACTGGCAATCCCCTGTTCTGCTCAACTTGGGGTCATACTGGGTGTGCTCTCATTCAGTGGAAAGGCACTGGCAATATGGGCAATTGTGATCGCCTTTGAACTTGTGTTGATAGGTTATCTCTCCTCTCTCGTCATGCCCGGAGAAAAGCCAAGTTTCTTTATCGAAATGCCTCCACTCAGGCTTCCTAAACTATCAAATGTACTTGTAAAAACATATTCCAGAATGCAATGGTATTTCTTTGAAGTACTTCCGCTTTTCGTTATTGCAAGTGTGCTTATATGGGTAGGAAGGCTTACCGGCCTGTTTGACATAGCGGTCAACCTTATGGAATATCCTTCACAGTGGATCGGTCTTCCGGCTGAAGCGGGACTTATGTTCTTCTATGGTTTCTTCAGAAGGGATTTCGGTGCAGCCGGTCTGTTCGATATGTACAATGCCGGTATGCTGACCGGAGTCAACATTGTGGTTGCAGCTATCACCCTGACGTTGTTCATGCCATGTATTGCCCAGTTCCTGGTAACGGTAAAAGAAAGAGGGATCAAAACCGCTCTTGCAATGGCAGCTTTCATTTTCCCAGGTGCTTTTGCAGTAGGATTTATTGTGAACTACTTCCTCACAACATTCGGGGTGGTACTATGAAATGTCCTCTTTGTGGCAAAGAGTTCGATGAACCTGACAGGTCAAAATGCTCGGGTTGCGGGAGATTTAGTTCTTGTAACATGCAACGTTGTCCGGCTTGCGGATATGAAATAGCACCGGAAACAAAACTGGAAAAATTCATAAGAGGGATATTCAAATGAAAATAACTGAGGATGCAGAGAACATCCTTGAACAGATGTGGGTATGCATCAATGAAGAAATGAATTATTTGGTGAATCTCTCATCACTTGGCCTGGATGAGGCTTCACCTGAGATCCGTGAACTGCTTGAGACGGGCAACATACTACTGTCCGATTCTCTGGCAACACTTTCAGAAGAAGGAGATGCCAACGGAAGGACAGTTGTCAGAAGACGCAGATTAGCAGAAAGGCTTCTTGTGGATGTGCTGAATACAAAGGAGAGGCATGTTCGTAGTTCTGCCTGCGAGTTCGAACACATACTTCACAGGGGTATTGATGAAAATGTCTGCATATTGCTGGGTCATCCACGTACCTGTCCGCATGGGAAACAAATTCCTGAGGGCGAATGCTGTAAAAAGGCAAGGGAAGAAATAGGACATGTAGTTGCTCCTCTCTCTGCACTGAAGAATGGTCAAAGTGGCAAGATCGCTTATTTTGACATGAGGGAGGAACAGAAAATGCAAAAGATGCTTTCGATGGGCGTACTACCTGGCATCTCCGTGGGTCTTGTTCAGTCGTATCCTTCGTATGTTTTTGATCTGAACCATACAAGATATGCCGTTGATTCAGAAATGGCAGACAGTATTTATGTTAGGGTAGAAAGAGAATGAAAAAGTGAAAGGGAAAATCCTTTCACTCATTCCTGATTTTCGATGAGCTGGTATATCTTCTTCATGTCGAGGCAGCTTTCAACAACTTCTGCAAGCTCTTCGTAGGCTTCATCTTCTGTTGTGATCGTTTCAGGATGGTACTCTATCCCCTTCTTTTCAGTCAGGTATATCATGAGTGCATGCCTGATGTTCTCATTCTCGAAAAGTCCATGAAGGTATGTGCCAACCACAGTGCCGCTTTCGTCAATACTGCCGTCATCTCCAAATACTGTTCTTGGTGTCTTTGTTGCGCCCATGTGTATCTCATAGCCCCATATCTTATCACCTTTGATATTCTTGAAGATGGGGCCGTCGGCAACTATGTCCTTCTGTACCTGGACTGTTCTCTTTTTGTACTCGCCAAAAGTGGTTTCGGTATCAAGGAGCCCAAGACCTTCATAGTCTGCCTCAACTCCGTTCTCTATACCTGAATCATGGATAACCTTGCCAAGCATCTGGTAACCGCCGCAAATCCCGAAGATGGCTGCTTTTCCTTTCAGGTTGCGTATCTGGGTGTCCATGCCACTTTCCTGAAGGTCGAGCAGGTCACTGACGGTATTTTTCGTGCCCGGGATTATCACGCAATCCGGATTTCCGAGATTCTCGTCAAGGTCAACATACCTGACGTTTGCAATCCTCTCAAGTGGCTCGAAATCCGTGAAATTGGAAATCCTTGGAAGGCGGATGACTGCAATGTCAATATCGTTGATATCCTCTCTTTCAGCCCTGCCTTTTTTCTTCCTGATGGCCATGGAATCTTCGGATGGTATATTAAGCTTGTAATATGGCAGAACTCCAAGAACAGGTACGTCTGTCAGGTCTTCAAGCTGCTTTAATCCTGGTTCGAGTATGGCAGGGTCGCCCCTGAACTTGTTGATGACGAACCCTTTCAGGTTCTTGCTGACATCATCGGGCAACAGTTCCTTTGTTCCGTAAAGGCTTGCGAATACTCCTCCGGATTCGATATCCCCTACCAGTATGATGGGTGCACCGGTTATGCGTGCAGTTCCTATATTGACGATGTCACGGTCATAGAGGTTAATCTCTGCGGCTCCGCCTGCGCCTTCCATTACTATGAGGTCATATTCGGATTCAAGCCTTTCAAGGGCTCCCCTGAGCACGTCATGCATTTCCTCAATAGAATCATAATAGTTGCCTGCGGTCTTGTCGGCATACGGTTCACCAAGGACGATGACCTGTGATGTCCTGTCTCCTTTGGGTTTGAGGAGCACT
This window contains:
- the trpE gene encoding anthranilate synthase component I, which produces MVDFDLSKEDFISLVENSQKPAIVQLMTKVDSICTPLQLYATLQNAGHSYLLESVEKEKRHARYSFVGYEPEMVVSIKDSYLTIECQMNSELTKHIYNKLKSIGDVESLVGGKFRVKVSEGDDALAAFRKIYPTSTDTTLLNQKRFDRQTFLGGAIGYNSYDLVYDSWLDIDKKPDADTPDMHFAIMTKTFVFDHITNETYIVITPFVTETSDMDAVYEHANSEALLMERSLQMASVIGISEDIPAADSDDPVANVNQEAYEEAVRKSKQHIIDGDIFQVVISRRYTVKMKQTPLQLYIRLRNINPSPYMYIFNFKDIGIVGASPETLMTVFDRKVISNPIAGTCPRGKDDEEDKLLAEKMLSDEKERAEHVMLVDLGRNDVRMVSKAGTVKVDDLMSVVKYSHLQHIESTVSGELRDECDQFDATRAIFPAGTLSGAPKIRAMEIIDDLEPESRGIYGGGVGYYSWNGDADFAIVIRTVLIKNNTAYVQAGAGIVADSDPTYEYNETERKMAAMIKAIGGK
- a CDS encoding metal-dependent transcriptional regulator codes for the protein MKITEDAENILEQMWVCINEEMNYLVNLSSLGLDEASPEIRELLETGNILLSDSLATLSEEGDANGRTVVRRRRLAERLLVDVLNTKERHVRSSACEFEHILHRGIDENVCILLGHPRTCPHGKQIPEGECCKKAREEIGHVVAPLSALKNGQSGKIAYFDMREEQKMQKMLSMGVLPGISVGLVQSYPSYVFDLNHTRYAVDSEMADSIYVRVERE
- the trpD gene encoding anthranilate phosphoribosyltransferase, which encodes MKEYIKKVSEKQNLTIKEAEDAITKIFTEATDAQIAGLLIALKMKGETTEEIAGFAIGMKKAANTIAPEVEGMLVDVVGTGGDRHNTINVSTASAIVTAAAGVAVAKHGNRSITSLSGSADVLRELGIKVDKAPEDVKASIEKDGIGFMFAPIFHPAMKRVGPIRQEMGVRTVFNILGPLTNPANAKVQLVGVFDKKLCEPFAQVMKKLGVERAMVVHGDGMDEISNISETYVAELRDGKISTYTLTPEELGIKRATATDIVGGTPKENALDIIYILKGEKGPKRDIIVMNSAAALYVAGKADSVKEAIPMVEEIIDSGKAMQKLMEFSDNNNIHEVIDEAASKSEDMRNEVC
- a CDS encoding cobyric acid synthase; translation: MENKKKAKKLLVLGTASDVGKSIMVTGLCKILSRKYKVAPFKAQNMSLNSWITKDGKEIGIAQAIQAKAAGVEPTADMNPVLLKPKGDRTSQVIVLGEPYADKTAGNYYDSIEEMHDVLRGALERLESEYDLIVMEGAGGAAEINLYDRDIVNIGTARITGAPIILVGDIESGGVFASLYGTKELLPDDVSKNLKGFVINKFRGDPAILEPGLKQLEDLTDVPVLGVLPYYKLNIPSEDSMAIRKKKGRAEREDINDIDIAVIRLPRISNFTDFEPLERIANVRYVDLDENLGNPDCVIIPGTKNTVSDLLDLQESGMDTQIRNLKGKAAIFGICGGYQMLGKVIHDSGIENGVEADYEGLGLLDTETTFGEYKKRTVQVQKDIVADGPIFKNIKGDKIWGYEIHMGATKTPRTVFGDDGSIDESGTVVGTYLHGLFENENIRHALMIYLTEKKGIEYHPETITTEDEAYEELAEVVESCLDMKKIYQLIENQE
- a CDS encoding anthranilate synthase component II, producing the protein MKILFIDNKDSFVWNLVDFVSIFEPDTVVVPNTITVEEVKAMNPDGIIISPGPGTPHNPADIGTCLDIIREFGPKIPVLGVCLGHQAINTAYGGTISHADGGPIHGKTSDITHENSTLFANLKGDFKGGRYHSLAIKELADDLKVTAKTNDGIIMAVEHKEYPVYGVQFHPESILTDEGVKIIRNFLRIVEGVHKD
- the feoB gene encoding ferrous iron transport protein B, which translates into the protein MLNILKKKSCCNVEGDTQNGLEKIILVGNPNVGKSVIFNHFSDSYAVVSNYPGTTVAISKGKGLFRGEEYEIIDTPGMYSLQPITEEERVSQKYVFNSKPFVYLHVVDAKNLQRMLPLTLQLIEAKVPLILVLNMMDEASARGISINESGLQKKLGIPVICTTSIKGEGMDRLEEAISSYSFQSAGSKVVEYSRGITYAIDEISSLLRSEYSISKKTVAQLLLLNDTVALEEVKQKHEDIKAINKIVEGTEKEYSDPLNYVMAIERQGYVNDIVDSVMIMNNMAGVNRENSRNKSSPSFSERIDKLLIRPITGIPILLLVLYFGLYKFVGGFAAGTVVDYLEGTLFGELINPWVIETFNSFVPYPVIQDLFVGEYGIFTQAVTYAIALIMPLVGAFFIVFSIVEDTGYLPRLAMLIDRVFKKMGMSGRAVIPMVLGFGCATMATMVTRTLETKREKVIASMLLALAIPCSAQLGVILGVLSFSGKALAIWAIVIAFELVLIGYLSSLVMPGEKPSFFIEMPPLRLPKLSNVLVKTYSRMQWYFFEVLPLFVIASVLIWVGRLTGLFDIAVNLMEYPSQWIGLPAEAGLMFFYGFFRRDFGAAGLFDMYNAGMLTGVNIVVAAITLTLFMPCIAQFLVTVKERGIKTALAMAAFIFPGAFAVGFIVNYFLTTFGVVL
- a CDS encoding phosphoribosylanthranilate isomerase, whose amino-acid sequence is MKQLPRVKICGMKSADDIGLAVSLGADAVGFITEVPVNTPRKVDAQTAAELVKTVPFFVDSVLVIMPSSGQDALDLIDKVKPDVVQLHNDISAEEIEIIRDGTHQKLIRTFTIPVESKELPADLMAQVDALLDNDLIDGILLDSGKAGATGGTGMVHDWSISRQVVENTKAPVILAGGLKPDNVRDAVKEVRPFAVDTASGVESNGKKDPAKVCRFIEEARCING